A stretch of DNA from Temnothorax longispinosus isolate EJ_2023e chromosome 2, Tlon_JGU_v1, whole genome shotgun sequence:
AGCACGTGAATGTGATTGGTTCTTTACCTTTGGATCCAACCAATTACATTCACGTGCTACTTTGCGCTTAGCTAAGCAGAGGTTCGGCAAAACGCAGCcaatgggtgcgttcagccgatactccgctagcctagcaatcgtgagcagtcgctcgttttcgctcgtttcctctcttttgacccaatggattaaaaggagaggagacgagcgaaaacgagcgactgctcacgattgctaggctagcggagtatcggctgaacgcacccaatatctgcagttttttttatcaataagacggtcttgaaataagatctgattatgaataccggcctttaacgttatataatattttgaggTGCCATATATTtggttttttctttataataatttttgtagctTCACAATCGTTATAAAAgacacattttatttcacaaatataataaCCATGCCGTGTCAATAGTATTTCTGTATAAAGTTATTCAGCACCGGACGAAATATCATTCAAATTTAGCGGAAGACGCGCCACATTGATGATAACTCATTTTTATGTCCACTAGGGGCGCTCGTTTCGACGGTCTTGTCAATATCGCGGAACTCGGCGGAAGACCGCGTCCACTCTCTTCCGAGCTAGCGCGTCGAAGATTGTATTTTAGGATTTTGAGCCAGTCCGAGTCGGCTCGCTCGCCGCGCGACAGTTGTACATACGTTATTTAGCGAGACGATCTTGTTAATCGAGTTGCTGTTAACCACTGTGTGTCAAGGGGACGACGCCAGTCGACGCCATGATGGTAGGTGGAACCTGTTATCAATCCGACCGATCCGGCGATCCGCTCGTTTGACGCGTTCGATCGGCGCAAATCGCCCGGAAAGTTCCGCTCTCCCCCTTCGAACGCGCTTCTCTAATATGCGAAAAATGTTGCAGGACGGAATATGTGACACCACCGACATATTAAATAGCGTGCCTCCCAAGAAGGTATTTATAGCGCTTCTCTATCTCTCCGTCGTATTCCTTGGaatctcttctctttttcttcttccgtcGTCCACTTGATAACACGCGCATTATCGCTATTGTTCTGTAcacccctcccctcccctttGTTGTCGCATTCTCGATGACAACTGCGTTGCCGTATCTGCTAACGGAACTGCTCTTTCAGACAATCCACGCCGATACCATAGACCTCTCGGATAAGTCCTTGCAGGTGGACATCTCGGACGCTCTCAGCGAGAAGGACAAGGTCAAGTTCACTGTACATACGAAAACCACCCTACCTGAATTCCAAAAGCCGGACAATCTGGTTGTCAGGCAGCACGAAGAGTTTGTGTGGCTCCACGATCGATTCGAGGAAAATGAGGAGTACGCTGGTTACATCGTACGTATGGAATCTTTATGACATTCTGACGTCATTGTTCTGGTGGATATTTTCCTGTTTGAGTGTGAAGATAATTGCAGAAATCTATGTGAATAGAGTACTAAGTATATGCTGGCGATAGATTTATTATTGACGCACTTTGTTTCTGTcctaattgtcaaaattctATTAGCCATTATTAAATCAAGCTATCCTGAAacattaagtaataatattgaataattatacaaGAAGGAGGCACTTGTTGACACGTTTCTAACGTGAAATGAAGAAATCGCCATTGTGTTTCatggtattttttaaaattgaaaaggaTTGATTGTGCTTCTTGACACTCAAATGATTAActcatgttttattttaaatgtaaatgtcgATACTATTATAACAGATTCCACCATGTCCACCAAGGCCAGACTTTGACGCATCTCGcgaaaagttacaaaaacTCGGCGAAGGTGAGGGAAACATGACACGCGAAGAATTTAATAAGATGAAGCAAGAATTAGAAGCGTGAgtgttttttgtatatataaattaggtatttataattatacagacGCCACTTCCAATTGGAATCAGTTCTAACGGTCTTGACCTAAACATATGTTGAGATCATGATTCCagttttatttcgtataagtacaattcattatattaaaatgattccaCATGTTAAGAATAATTGCTGTATTTTCAAGTAGAAGAAAGTTGAAATTGGCACCTGTATAATGAATAAgtaccatttattatatattttaacatatataggatctaataaaatctaattttgttATGTTTTTTTTGTGACTTTGCAGAGAATACTTAGCCACATTCAAAAAAACTGTTGCTATGCACGAAATGTTCTTGACTAGGCTGGCGCATCATCCAGTTTTTCGGAATGATCATAATCTGAGGGTATTTTTAGAATACGATCAAGATCTTTGTGTGCGAGGTAATGCTTTTGTAGTCTGCacaatatcaagatatatagaaattaaaataaatacagaacATACGTATTGTTCATTCTTGCAGGAAAGAATAAGATGGAAATGTTTGGTGGTTTGGTGAAATCGTTCTCGAAAACTACCGATGAATATTACTTATCGGCTACAGTAAAAGATGTAAACGACTTCTTCGATCAAGAAATGACATTTCTTCAAACTTATcatcataatttaaaagaagcaACGAGGTTGGCCGATCGTCAAACAGCTAAACATAAAGACGTAGCAGATTCATATATAAAGATTTCCACTAATCTTTTACAATTAGCTACAACGGATAACGGAAAACTCGAGagatttttaactaaaatCGCCGAAACCTTCGAGAAGTTACGAGTAAGAATACTTTATCGGAtactttttcagaatttttatttttaataattaaatctatttaaaaaatactttctttttttatagaaagttGAAGGACGGGTAGCGTCAGatgaagatttaaaattatcagatACCCTTCGTTATTATATGAGAGATACAGCTGCGGCTAAGAGGCTCCTTTTCAGAAGATTGAAAGCTTTACACGAGTACGAGTCTGCGAATCGTGCTCTTGAAAAAGCTCGTGCCAAAAACAAAGATGTTCATGCAGTAAGTGCGCATTTTTCTACAAttcgtaaatttatattcatgttacataataatatcctCAGCTAATTTATCATGAAATAGCATACAGAAATGTAGGACGAGGGAAATAGATACaatgaatatttatgtaaaattaatctcATGGCGGCTAAACTGAAACTGCAGTTATTAGATACTATAAATGGTTTATGGTCACGAGAGTAGCATCTAATCAgaactttaatttttcttgcttTTCAAGGCACTGGAGGTTGCTGAGGTGTGTCATATATCGTTTGTGTCCTACATATATTTTCCGTTATAGTGCTTAAAAGTATTAGATCTTATTGCCaactttttcattaaatgGATAGATTGCCCATTTgaaaatgaatttatattaaaatcatttagTTTCTATTATACAtaggtaaagaaaaatattttagaattttacatttagaatATGAATTCTATGATATCTtacaaatttgtttaatattaaaaagataattttatgatttctatataaaaaaatgttttattgtgagatttctacttttttatatacatagagatgtttacataatttatatgtaaaatatatacatggagatattgcgttttttttaaacaaggAGATTGGCACAACTTAGTTGCTGCAGCACGGAAGTTATCAGAAGTATTATGCATGAATGAGACGGTTGCATGTAGTATTGAATATTGTCTTgataatttagataatttagATGATTTATGATCTGATAATGACTTTTGTGGTAGAAATGATATAAGTTTTGCtgatgaatatataaatattacgttGCATAATTGCATCGAaagttttagataaaaatgtgtgcaacattgtaatattttaaatttatatttttattaatcaaggCGGAACAAGCACAGACCGAAGCATGTGAGAAATTTGAACAGATGTCTGATAAAGGAAAAGAAGGTAAGTAAAAATAGGTATATCTGTGTGTCATTTGTTTAGAAATCGTATTCAATatcattttgtaataaagaaatagaataaaagaagattaataacattttctattatacttagagatatataacttttgccatataatt
This window harbors:
- the Snx6 gene encoding sorting nexin-6 isoform X3; this encodes MMDGICDTTDILNSVPPKKTIHADTIDLSDKSLQVDISDALSEKDKVKFTVHTKTTLPEFQKPDNLVVRQHEEFVWLHDRFEENEEYAGYIIPPCPPRPDFDASREKLQKLGEGEGNMTREEFNKMKQELEAEYLATFKKTVAMHEMFLTRLAHHPVFRNDHNLRVFLEYDQDLCVRGKNKMEMFGGLVKSFSKTTDEYYLSATVKDVNDFFDQEMTFLQTYHHNLKEATRLADRQTAKHKDVADSYIKISTNLLQLATTDNGKLERFLTKIAETFEKLRKVEGRVASDEDLKLSDTLRYYMRDTAAAKRLLFRRLKALHEYESANRALEKARAKNKDVHAAEQAQTEACEKFEQMSDKGKEELLDFKTRRVAAFKKNLIELTELEIKHAKSHAELLKKCLSVLREE
- the Snx6 gene encoding sorting nexin-6 isoform X2, which translates into the protein MMDGICDTTDILNSVPPKKTIHADTIDLSDKSLQVDISDALSEKDKVKFTVHTKTTLPEFQKPDNLVVRQHEEFVWLHDRFEENEEYAGYIIPPCPPRPDFDASREKLQKLGEGEGNMTREEFNKMKQELEAEYLATFKKTVAMHEMFLTRLAHHPVFRNDHNLRVFLEYDQDLCVRGKNKMEMFGGLVKSFSKTTDEYYLSATVKDVNDFFDQEMTFLQTYHHNLKEATRLADRQTAKHKDVADSYIKISTNLLQLATTDNGKLERFLTKIAETFEKLRKVEGRVASDEDLKLSDTLRYYMRDTAAAKRLLFRRLKALHEYESANRALEKARAKNKDVHAALEVAEAEQAQTEACEKFEQMSDKGKEELLDFKTRRVAAFKKNLIELTELEIKHAKSHAELLKKCLSVLREE
- the Snx6 gene encoding sorting nexin-6 isoform X1, which translates into the protein MRKMLQDGICDTTDILNSVPPKKTIHADTIDLSDKSLQVDISDALSEKDKVKFTVHTKTTLPEFQKPDNLVVRQHEEFVWLHDRFEENEEYAGYIIPPCPPRPDFDASREKLQKLGEGEGNMTREEFNKMKQELEAEYLATFKKTVAMHEMFLTRLAHHPVFRNDHNLRVFLEYDQDLCVRGKNKMEMFGGLVKSFSKTTDEYYLSATVKDVNDFFDQEMTFLQTYHHNLKEATRLADRQTAKHKDVADSYIKISTNLLQLATTDNGKLERFLTKIAETFEKLRKVEGRVASDEDLKLSDTLRYYMRDTAAAKRLLFRRLKALHEYESANRALEKARAKNKDVHAALEVAEAEQAQTEACEKFEQMSDKGKEELLDFKTRRVAAFKKNLIELTELEIKHAKSHAELLKKCLSVLREE